A part of Scleropages formosus chromosome 3, fSclFor1.1, whole genome shotgun sequence genomic DNA contains:
- the toporsb gene encoding E3 ubiquitin-protein ligase Topors: MAPTKMKLRVRKKDGPSKASQSVSAEASPDSKCPICLDRFNNMAYLDRCLHKFCFRCIHEWSKNKAECPLCKQPFNSIFHSIKAENDFKEFVLRPTENGSFASPDGRRFRYRTTQTRERRQTQRRTSPPQDNGVLFEGLAASSALQPDSGFHRMMTMMAARRRAQNEGRTVRHLREQEMVSFRRALYRSGVRVRSVRDGGRYRDISAAFFQRNPACLHRLLPWLRRELTVLYGAHGSLVNIVQHIIMSRITRYDMEDQAIHDELRPFLLTRTDHFLHEFISFARSPFNMEAYDQHAIYDCPAPSYEEGSTSDSSVIAISEDEAGSVELSQQAVAVPTSVLSQAPWDDETPGPSYSTTEQVHSLLPPVSESESGSSREEVEVEEPRSSAQQGAHVKSDPAVNDSGDVSSDEEDCVIVGYVKPMAERTPELVQLSSDSEESDHNEGTEAAQKPQHIHFPSLSPPSSICSSASRHKSPQSTGRSEQQERNWASPENKRRHSPSHRGKDEASGVRESSNSKHQSSSQLGRQCRSRERSRSRSKDRSNQSHSRRSRSTDWSWSARSPTISLNSDSTLSRDRRCSRSRSRDCLPSKDGSWRKKRDRDYSQYKRSREKSLYSYSWDSYSHYSREKERTDALYVQSRSYSSSFHVSPDYGSRSHRRSRPRESHRRERRRSRSHSRTRSRNQSRNRSSGSRSHSRIHSRSRSRSHSSSSSRSAHRRARHEKPGGKRKYKTRHLEDTGRDHISKQHVSSSSLKEKRGSSERHHNRSRKNKSRSPSVEIIYEGRATGESRKRHRKKKKHKKKCRKNRSSDRAVQKSPVVITIDSDTDHSPAVVHEVIPSVIPVSNENGVPPTANHPSDTSLLESILQDLEQHLMPIDPSSVDVSNPETVSAEVTFGDIRDALQSERKQSSLPAGAGTSTTIAMVTSEHSSSEQTVSMTSPDNSMAS, translated from the coding sequence ATGGCACCTACAAAGATGAAGCTGCGGGTGCGGAAGAAGGATGGCCCGAGCAAGGCTTCTCAGTCTGTGTCGGCGGAAGCCTCTCCTGACTCCAAGTGTCCCATCTGCCTCGATCGATTTAACAACATGGCCTACCTCGATCGCTGCCTGCACAAGTTCTGCTTCCGGTGTATCCACGAGTGGTCTAAAAACAAAGCTGAATGCCCTCTATGCAAGCAACCCTTCAACTCTATCTTCCACTCTATAAAGGCTGAGAACGACTTCAAGGAGTTTGTCCTGAGGCCTACTGAAAATGGTTCCTTTGCCAGCCCCGATGGACGCAGGTTCCGGTACCGCACCACGCAAACGAGGGAACGCAGGCAGACCCAGCGCAGGACATCTCCACCTCAGGACAATGGAGTTTTGTTTGAAGGTCTGGCGGCATCTTCTGCTCTGCAGCCGGACTCAGGGTTTCATCGCATGATGACAATGATGGCTGCTCGTCGGAGGGCGCAAAACGAGGGCAGGACGGTGCGGCATCTGCGTGAGCAGGAAATGGTTTCATTCAGGCGTGCGCTGTACCGCTCGGGTGTGAGGGTCCGGAGTGTGCGGGACGGTGGCCGCTACAGGGATATCTCTGCAGCCTTCTTTCAGAGGAATCCGGCATGCCTCCACAGGCTGCTCCCCTGGCTCAGACGGGAGCTGACAGTGCTCTACGGTGCACATGGCTCTCTCGTTAACATAGTTCAGCACATCATCATGTCCCGCATCACCAGGTATGACATGGAGGACCAGGCGATCCACGATGAGCTGCGGCCCTTCTTGTTGACGCGCACTGATCACTTCTTACATGAGTTCATAAGCTTTGCGAGGTCCCCGTTCAACATGGAGGCGTATGACCAACATGCCATTTATGACTGTCCTGCACCATCGTACGAAGAAGGCAGCACCTCTGACTCCTCTGTTATTGCCATTTCAGAAGACGAGGCTGGTTCAGTGGAGCTCAGCCAGCAGGCAGTTGCTGTGCCAACCAGCGTCCTGAGCCAGGCGCCATGGGATGATGAAACGCCAGGACCATCATACTCCACTACAGAGCAAGTTCATTCGCTCTTGCCACCTGTCAGTGAGTCAGAGTCTGGAAGCAGTAGAGAGGAAGTAGAAGTGGAGGAGCCTCGATCCTCAGCACAGCAGGGAGCTCACGTGAAGAGTGATCCAGCAGTAAATGATAGTGGAGATGTCTCATCTGATGAGGAAGACTGTGTTATTGTAGGCTACGTCAAGCCTATGGCAGAACGGACACCTGAGCTTGTACAGCTCTCCTCCGATTCAGAAGAGTCTGATCACAATGAGGGCACAGAGGCAGCTCAAAAGCCCCAGCATATTCACTTTCCGAGCCTCAGTCCTCCATCCTCCATATGCTCTTCAGCATCCAGACACAAGTCACCTCAGTCTACTGGGAGATCAGAGCAACAGGAACGGAACTGGGCTTCACCTGAAAACAAAAGGAGACACTCTCCTTCTCATAGAGGCAAAGATGAAGCCTCTGGGGTGAGggagagcagcaacagcaaACATCAGTCAAGTTCTCAATTAGGGAGACAATGCCGATCCAGAGAAAGGTCAAGATCCAGAAGCAAGGACAGGTCCAATCAAAGCCACAGCAGGCGCTCGAGAAGCACAGACTGGAGCTGGTCAGCAAGAAGTCCAACTATATCTTTGAACAGCGATAGCACACTCTCCAGGGACAGGAGATGTTCAAGGTCAAGGAGCAGGGATTGCTTGCCCTCTAAAGATGGGTCATGGAGAAAGAAACGGGACAGAGACTACAGTCAGTACAAACGGAGCCGGGAGAAGTCCTTGTACTCCTACAGCTGGGACTCGTACAGCCATTACAGCCGTGAGAAGGAGAGGACTGATGCGCTGTACGTGCAGAGCAGGTCTTACTCCTCCAGCTTTCACGTGAGCCCAGATTACGGCTCTCGTTCACACAGACGCAGCAGACCCAGGGAGTCCCACCGGAGGGAGAGACGTCGCTCCAGGAGTCACTCCCGGACCCGGTCCAGGAACCAGTCCAGGAATCGGTCAAGCGGATCCAGGAGTCACTCCAGGATTCATTCAAGGAGCCGTTCCAGGAGTcactccagcagcagctcccgcTCTGCCCATCGGAGGGCACGGCATGAGAAGCCTGGCGGGAAGAGGAAGTACAAGACACGGCATTTGGAGGACACGGGCAGAGATCACATCTCAAAGCAGCATGTGTCCTCTTCCAGCCTCAAGGAGAAAAGGGGCAGCAGTGAGAGGCACCACAACAGGTCTCGGAAGAACAAGAGCCGGAGCCCTAGTGTAGAGATCATATACGAGGGTAGGGCCACGGGTGAGAGCCGGAAGCGTcacaggaaaaagaagaaacacaaaaagaaatgcCGAAAGAACAGGAGCAGCGACAGGGCTGTGCAGAAGTCACCAGTGGTCATCACTATAGACAGCGACACCGATCACAGCCCAGCTGTTGTGCACGAGGTTATCCCCAGTGTCATCCCTGTCAGCAACGAAAATGGGGTTCCCCCCACTGCCAACCACCCCTCTGACACAAGCCTCCTTGAGTCAATCTTGCAGGATTTGGAACAGCACTTAATGCCCATTGATCCCAGCAGTGTGGATGTGTCGAACCCTGAAACTGTTTCTGCTGAAGTCACCTTTGGTGATATTCGTGATGCGCTCCAGAGTGAGAGAAAGCAGTCGTCCCTTCCTGCAGGGGCTGGGACAAGTACCACcattgccatggtaaccagCGAGCACAGCTCTTCAGAGCAGACGGTTTCCATGACCAGCCCTGACAACAGCATGGCGAGTTAA